A single genomic interval of Bradyrhizobium sp. sBnM-33 harbors:
- a CDS encoding alpha/beta fold hydrolase codes for MSTAEIILVAVIGVLLVLVIGNIVFSFLAERKNPPIGSFIDCDGVRLHYLERGDPAARCVVLFHGNGTMIQDLIISGLVDRLASRSRVICFDRPGFGYSGRPRARIWTATSQAALFVKALKQLGVRDPVVLGHSWGTLVAAAIGFQNDYPIRGLVLASGYYFPTPRWDFWMLSGPAIPIIGDLVRYTVAPMISWAILPGLIRKLFAPRSVPENFKHGFPASLTLRPKQLRAAAEESAFLIPQAARFQFRYSSIRCPVHIFHGTGDQIIEPEQARRLHRVLGRSDLHLMPDAGHMVTYADSTAIAQAVESLEIAMIK; via the coding sequence ATGTCCACTGCCGAAATCATCCTTGTCGCCGTTATCGGTGTCCTCCTTGTTCTGGTGATCGGGAATATAGTGTTCTCGTTCCTGGCCGAACGAAAGAACCCACCGATCGGCAGTTTCATCGACTGCGACGGTGTGCGGCTGCATTACCTCGAACGGGGTGACCCGGCAGCTCGGTGCGTCGTGCTGTTCCATGGCAACGGCACGATGATCCAGGATCTCATCATCAGCGGACTTGTGGATCGTCTTGCCAGCCGCAGCCGGGTCATATGCTTTGATCGGCCGGGCTTCGGATACAGCGGGCGGCCGCGCGCGCGGATCTGGACTGCAACGTCCCAAGCGGCGCTGTTTGTAAAGGCGCTTAAACAGCTCGGTGTGCGCGATCCTGTCGTGCTCGGCCACTCCTGGGGCACGCTGGTTGCTGCCGCCATCGGATTTCAAAACGACTACCCGATCCGCGGTCTTGTGCTTGCCTCCGGATACTACTTCCCCACGCCGCGGTGGGACTTCTGGATGCTGTCAGGTCCGGCGATACCGATCATAGGGGACCTGGTCCGTTACACAGTCGCGCCGATGATCTCATGGGCCATTTTGCCGGGCCTCATTCGCAAGCTCTTTGCGCCCCGCTCTGTCCCCGAAAACTTCAAGCATGGCTTTCCAGCGTCCCTGACGCTCAGGCCAAAGCAGCTTAGGGCGGCCGCTGAGGAAAGCGCGTTCCTCATTCCCCAGGCCGCACGGTTCCAGTTTCGTTATTCGAGCATTCGGTGCCCGGTCCACATCTTCCATGGAACGGGAGACCAGATCATCGAACCCGAGCAGGCCAGGCGTCTACACAGGGTGCTTGGTCGTTCCGACCTGCATCTCATGCCGGACGCCGGACACATGGTGACCTATGCCGACAGCACCGCTATTGCGCAGGCCGTCGAGTCCCTGGAAATCGCCATGATCAAATAG